A region from the Aeromicrobium choanae genome encodes:
- a CDS encoding ABC transporter substrate-binding protein — MRTHHLTRAKVALASFALAATAAACGGGDDAAAGDDKHAWGINAELSGNVAFYGESLQAGVKAYVDQVNKDGGIDGHEIDLTSVDNAGDSSRSATNATQLITSDEVSAMFGFVLSANCSAATPVVERYTVPLACLSVAESSDYVYNLGPNSARMGGALLEAAKEVSGKDAPKAALVHLNTLTVLALAEAIKEQADGAGVDLVTSQELDLAATDVSPQVAKVVASKPDVVIVSNFGPGFLAVLKAVRSAGLDVPVVWADGTGNLTSLEESTDENVYAMTAYELVDPDNATGVAVDYIDAISPTLKEVNAVTLNAGYTAMAYITANAFGQATKECGHPCSGKDLAKVLSTETFDMEGLVSDFSYEGDHYPFSDWYLYQVTGPKYEKVSSFDVD; from the coding sequence ATGAGGACACACCATTTGACCCGCGCGAAGGTCGCTCTTGCGTCCTTCGCTCTCGCTGCGACCGCCGCCGCGTGCGGTGGCGGGGACGACGCCGCCGCCGGGGATGACAAGCACGCGTGGGGCATCAATGCCGAGCTCTCCGGCAATGTCGCCTTCTACGGCGAGTCGCTGCAGGCCGGGGTGAAGGCCTACGTCGACCAGGTCAACAAGGACGGCGGCATCGACGGTCACGAGATCGACCTGACGTCCGTCGACAACGCGGGCGACTCGTCGCGGTCCGCGACGAACGCGACGCAGCTGATCACGTCCGACGAGGTCAGTGCGATGTTCGGCTTCGTGCTCAGCGCGAACTGCTCGGCCGCCACGCCGGTCGTCGAGCGGTACACCGTGCCGCTCGCGTGCCTCTCGGTCGCGGAGAGCAGTGACTACGTCTACAACCTGGGGCCGAACAGCGCCCGCATGGGTGGCGCCCTCCTCGAGGCCGCCAAGGAGGTCTCGGGCAAGGACGCGCCGAAGGCCGCGCTCGTGCACCTGAACACCCTCACCGTCCTGGCGCTCGCCGAGGCGATCAAGGAGCAGGCCGACGGCGCCGGTGTCGATCTGGTGACGTCGCAGGAGCTCGACCTCGCCGCCACTGACGTCTCCCCGCAGGTCGCCAAGGTCGTGGCGTCCAAGCCCGACGTCGTCATCGTGAGCAACTTCGGGCCGGGCTTCCTGGCCGTGCTCAAGGCGGTCCGGTCGGCGGGTCTCGACGTGCCGGTGGTCTGGGCCGACGGCACCGGGAACCTGACGTCGCTCGAGGAGTCGACGGACGAGAACGTCTACGCGATGACGGCCTACGAGCTGGTGGACCCGGACAACGCCACCGGCGTCGCGGTCGACTACATCGACGCCATCTCCCCGACGCTGAAGGAGGTCAACGCCGTCACGCTGAACGCCGGCTACACCGCGATGGCGTACATCACCGCCAACGCCTTCGGGCAGGCCACGAAGGAGTGCGGCCACCCGTGCTCCGGCAAGGACCTCGCGAAGGTCCTGAGCACGGAGACGTTCGACATGGAAGGTCTGGTCTCGGACTTCTCCTACGAGGGTGACCACTACCCGTTCTCGGACTGGTACCTCTACCAGGTGACCGGGCCGAAGTACGAGAAGGTCTCCTCCTTCGACGTCGACTGA
- a CDS encoding class I adenylate-forming enzyme family protein, producing MTAFDYSTILDQTASRSPERVGLLAGDVELTYGEIRAASDAMARGLHALGVRPGDRVALCLGTQPEWVFAFFALCRLRASAVLMPSAWRSTEIRHAFTLTGPRAVVASRELAEFVDEIDRPEIAVVTGPGDERPGWTEMASLLSGDFADVPEEIHAIDPTDSEVALPFSSGTTGMPKAVRHTHRSLVVATEQWRASLDIGPQDRLQALTPLAHILGIVNIGATFIGEAAIRLFPKFSTRAMVESFQADRVTIGMAVAPIAAALADMPDLEDFDLSSLRYLNWSATPVNRDIAARVTERTGVHWAPAYGTTEVPIIAVNPVTPGAARLDSVGLPPREVEVEAIDLVSHEFLPRGETGEIVVRSPAAMAGYLPAGQPPFLPGGWYRTGDIGHVEAQGWVMLSDRVKDIIRVSGNQVSPVEIEQVLLTSPDVADCAVFGVPDDRRGERPVAAVILAADADPDPELLIEWLAPRLAPYKRLREVFVVQEIPRTPSGKIQRRRLAEAFPVDDSTMTAVGEKMN from the coding sequence GTGACGGCATTCGACTACTCGACGATCCTCGACCAGACGGCGAGCCGGTCGCCGGAGCGCGTCGGCCTGCTCGCGGGCGACGTCGAGCTCACGTACGGGGAGATCCGGGCGGCGTCCGACGCGATGGCGCGAGGCCTCCACGCGCTGGGAGTGCGCCCCGGCGATCGGGTCGCACTGTGCCTGGGCACGCAGCCGGAGTGGGTCTTCGCCTTCTTCGCCCTGTGCCGGCTGCGCGCCTCGGCCGTGCTGATGCCGAGCGCCTGGCGCAGCACCGAGATCCGTCACGCGTTCACCCTCACCGGACCGCGGGCCGTGGTGGCCAGTCGCGAGCTCGCGGAGTTCGTCGACGAGATCGACCGCCCCGAGATCGCCGTCGTCACGGGTCCGGGCGACGAGCGTCCCGGATGGACCGAGATGGCATCGCTCCTCAGCGGAGACTTCGCCGACGTGCCGGAGGAGATCCACGCGATCGACCCGACCGACAGCGAGGTCGCCCTGCCCTTCAGCTCCGGGACGACCGGGATGCCCAAGGCGGTCCGCCACACGCACCGCAGCCTCGTCGTGGCGACGGAGCAGTGGCGCGCGAGCCTCGACATCGGACCGCAGGACCGGCTGCAGGCACTGACGCCGCTCGCCCACATCCTGGGCATCGTCAACATCGGGGCGACGTTCATCGGGGAGGCGGCGATCCGGCTGTTCCCGAAGTTCAGCACCCGCGCCATGGTCGAGAGCTTCCAGGCGGACCGCGTGACGATCGGCATGGCGGTGGCGCCGATCGCCGCCGCCCTGGCGGACATGCCCGACCTCGAGGACTTCGACCTGTCGAGCCTGCGCTACCTCAACTGGTCGGCCACCCCGGTCAACCGCGACATCGCCGCGCGGGTCACCGAGCGCACCGGCGTCCACTGGGCACCGGCCTACGGGACGACCGAAGTGCCGATCATCGCGGTGAACCCCGTCACCCCCGGGGCTGCGCGGCTCGACTCGGTCGGACTGCCTCCGAGGGAGGTCGAGGTCGAGGCCATCGACCTGGTGAGCCACGAGTTCCTGCCCCGGGGGGAGACCGGCGAGATCGTCGTCCGGAGCCCTGCCGCGATGGCGGGCTACCTTCCCGCCGGCCAGCCGCCGTTCCTGCCCGGAGGCTGGTACCGCACCGGTGACATCGGGCACGTGGAGGCGCAGGGCTGGGTCATGCTGAGCGATCGCGTCAAGGACATCATCCGGGTCTCCGGGAACCAGGTGTCCCCCGTCGAGATCGAGCAGGTGCTGCTGACGTCCCCGGACGTCGCCGACTGCGCGGTCTTCGGGGTTCCGGACGACCGTCGCGGCGAGCGACCCGTGGCCGCGGTGATCCTGGCCGCCGACGCCGATCCCGATCCGGAGCTGCTGATCGAGTGGCTGGCGCCGCGGCTGGCGCCCTACAAGCGCCTGCGCGAGGTCTTCGTGGTCCAGGAGATCCCCCGGACGCCGTCGGGCAAGATCCAGCGACGACGCCTCGCCGAGGCGTTCCCCGTGGACGACTCGACGATGACGGCCGTCGGGGAGAAGATGAACTAG
- a CDS encoding TetR-like C-terminal domain-containing protein, with protein sequence MSSTSEGTRRRAGRKRDPRVEPLVLSAALEIYALQGWRGLTFDAVARAAKIGKPAIYRRWESRELLLVSAFNRTNFPTARDMGSLEADVRDYHAQWLDWYAAPFLPQAGNRILVDCTSNDELDRLYREMVIGPRTRAARQVTRRAIARGELDPRTSPATLPDLILGGMFMHWVFAPDREEPAFAASFEKESAALVEVILQGLRHGSGEPAEEESDA encoded by the coding sequence ATGTCATCCACCAGCGAAGGAACGCGCCGGCGCGCCGGGCGGAAGCGGGACCCGCGCGTCGAGCCACTCGTGCTGAGTGCCGCCCTGGAGATCTACGCCCTCCAGGGCTGGCGTGGGCTGACGTTCGACGCGGTCGCCCGCGCGGCGAAGATCGGCAAGCCGGCGATCTACCGGCGATGGGAGAGCCGCGAGCTGCTCCTCGTGTCCGCGTTCAACCGCACGAACTTCCCGACCGCACGGGACATGGGCAGCCTGGAAGCGGACGTCCGCGACTACCACGCGCAATGGCTCGACTGGTACGCGGCGCCGTTCCTGCCGCAGGCCGGGAACCGCATCCTGGTGGACTGCACCAGCAACGACGAGCTCGACCGGCTCTACCGCGAGATGGTGATCGGGCCCCGGACCCGCGCCGCCCGCCAGGTGACACGGCGGGCGATCGCCCGCGGCGAGCTGGACCCCCGCACCTCCCCTGCCACGCTCCCCGACCTGATCCTCGGCGGCATGTTCATGCACTGGGTCTTCGCACCCGACCGCGAGGAGCCGGCGTTCGCCGCCTCCTTCGAGAAGGAGTCGGCCGCACTCGTCGAGGTGATCCTGCAGGGGCTCCGCCACGGCTCCGGGGAGCCGGCGGAGGAGGAGTCCGATGCGTGA
- a CDS encoding acetyl-CoA C-acetyltransferase: MREVVICEPVRTAIGGYGGSLAPLSATDLGVSAVTGLLQRTGIPPETVDDVILGHCYPTADAPAIGRVVALDSGLPVTVGGQQVDRRCGSGLQAVITAALQVGSGANDVVLAGGTESMSNAAHFSTDMRWGASRSGVRIHDALARGRQTAGGRFHPVPGGMLETAENLRREYGITRDEQDRYALESHRRAVAARAAGLTAGEVVPTTVPHRRGDVVVDQDEHPRSDVTLESLAALRPVLGASDPEATVTAGNASGQNDAAAIALVTTREKAESLGVRPLVRLVSWGLGGVRPDVMGIGPVPASAAALDRAGLTLADMDLIELNEAFAAQALAVVRAWDFTEADLERTNVSGSGISLGHPVGATGGRMLATLARELHRREQRYGLLTMCIGGGQGLAGVFERVA, encoded by the coding sequence ATGCGTGAGGTCGTGATCTGCGAGCCGGTGCGCACGGCGATCGGCGGCTACGGCGGCTCGCTCGCCCCGCTCAGCGCTACCGACCTCGGCGTCAGCGCCGTGACCGGACTGCTCCAGCGGACCGGGATCCCGCCGGAGACGGTCGACGACGTCATCCTCGGCCACTGCTATCCCACCGCCGACGCCCCCGCGATCGGGCGCGTGGTCGCCCTCGACTCCGGCCTGCCCGTCACCGTGGGCGGACAGCAGGTCGACCGGCGCTGCGGGTCCGGCCTGCAGGCCGTGATCACCGCTGCACTGCAGGTCGGCTCCGGAGCGAACGACGTCGTTCTCGCTGGCGGGACCGAGTCGATGAGCAACGCGGCCCACTTCTCGACCGACATGCGCTGGGGCGCCTCCCGGTCCGGAGTACGCATCCACGACGCTCTGGCCCGGGGCCGTCAGACGGCGGGCGGGCGCTTCCACCCGGTGCCAGGGGGCATGCTCGAGACGGCCGAGAACCTGCGCCGGGAGTACGGGATCACCCGGGACGAGCAGGACCGGTACGCGCTCGAGTCCCACCGCCGCGCCGTGGCGGCTCGCGCCGCGGGTCTCACGGCCGGTGAGGTCGTCCCCACGACCGTGCCCCACCGGCGTGGCGACGTCGTCGTCGACCAGGACGAGCACCCGCGCAGCGACGTCACGCTCGAGTCGCTCGCCGCGCTGCGGCCGGTGTTGGGCGCTTCCGACCCCGAGGCCACCGTCACGGCAGGGAACGCCAGTGGGCAGAACGACGCGGCCGCGATCGCCCTCGTCACCACGCGCGAGAAGGCCGAGAGCCTCGGGGTCCGCCCGCTCGTGCGCTTGGTCTCGTGGGGCTTGGGCGGCGTCCGCCCGGACGTGATGGGCATCGGGCCCGTGCCGGCGAGCGCCGCGGCGCTCGATCGCGCCGGCCTCACCCTGGCCGACATGGACCTGATCGAGCTCAACGAGGCCTTCGCCGCCCAGGCTCTCGCCGTCGTCCGCGCCTGGGACTTCACCGAGGCCGACCTGGAGCGGACGAACGTCAGCGGCTCCGGCATCTCGCTCGGACACCCCGTCGGGGCGACGGGCGGCCGCATGCTGGCGACGCTCGCGCGAGAGCTGCACCGGCGCGAGCAGCGCTACGGGCTGCTGACCATGTGCATCGGCGGGGGCCAGGGCCTCGCGGGCGTGTTCGAGCGGGTCGCATGA
- a CDS encoding acyl-CoA dehydrogenase family protein has product MTAPEVDPEEFAQILELTRDFVRSRVVPREAEIMEQDLMPADLRTAAADLGLFGYAIPQRWGGLGLTLVQDVELAMELGYTTLALRSMFGTNNGIAGQVLVGYGTEGQRERWLGPIASGDVVASFALTEPGAGSDPAGLTTRATRSGDDWVISGSKRFITNAPTAGLFVTFARTRPAEGKDPGIAVFLVPADAAGIEVGPHDRKMGQEGAWTADVAFDDVRVSGDALVGGDERVGYRAAMTSLARGRVHIAALAVGAARRALDETVAYAATATQGGRPIGEFQLVQAHLADMQTGVLAGESLVRECARRFHESEDTRIAPSVAKLFCTEMVGRVADLAVQVHGGTGYMRGVPVERIYRDVRLLRLYEGTSEIQRLIIGGALVRGATRQRSG; this is encoded by the coding sequence ATGACCGCGCCCGAGGTGGATCCTGAGGAGTTCGCCCAGATCCTCGAACTGACGCGTGACTTCGTCCGCTCCCGTGTCGTCCCGCGGGAGGCCGAGATCATGGAGCAGGACCTCATGCCGGCCGACCTGCGGACCGCCGCCGCCGACCTCGGCCTGTTCGGCTACGCCATCCCCCAGCGATGGGGCGGACTCGGTCTGACCCTCGTCCAGGACGTCGAGCTGGCGATGGAGCTCGGCTACACGACGCTGGCGCTGCGCTCGATGTTCGGCACGAACAACGGCATCGCGGGGCAGGTCCTCGTCGGCTACGGCACCGAGGGCCAGCGCGAGCGCTGGCTCGGGCCGATCGCCTCGGGCGACGTCGTGGCCTCGTTCGCGCTCACCGAGCCGGGCGCGGGGTCCGACCCCGCCGGCCTCACCACGCGCGCCACGCGGTCCGGCGACGACTGGGTGATCAGCGGCAGCAAGCGATTCATCACCAACGCTCCGACCGCCGGTCTGTTCGTGACGTTCGCGCGCACGCGCCCCGCCGAGGGGAAGGACCCCGGCATCGCGGTCTTCCTCGTCCCGGCCGACGCCGCGGGCATCGAGGTGGGACCGCACGACAGGAAGATGGGGCAGGAGGGCGCCTGGACGGCCGATGTCGCCTTCGACGACGTTCGTGTCTCGGGGGACGCGCTCGTCGGAGGCGACGAGCGCGTCGGGTACCGGGCTGCCATGACCTCACTGGCCCGCGGGCGGGTCCACATCGCGGCGCTCGCCGTGGGTGCCGCCCGGCGCGCGCTGGACGAGACCGTCGCGTACGCCGCCACGGCGACGCAGGGCGGCCGGCCGATCGGCGAGTTCCAGCTCGTGCAGGCGCATCTGGCCGACATGCAGACCGGTGTCCTCGCCGGCGAGTCGCTCGTGCGCGAGTGCGCGCGACGCTTCCACGAGAGCGAGGACACGCGGATCGCGCCCTCCGTCGCGAAGCTGTTCTGCACCGAGATGGTCGGCCGGGTCGCCGACCTCGCGGTCCAGGTCCACGGCGGAACGGGCTACATGCGGGGCGTCCCCGTGGAGCGCATCTACCGCGACGTCCGGCTGCTGCGCCTCTACGAGGGCACCAGCGAGATCCAGCGCCTGATCATCGGCGGTGCCCTCGTGCGAGGTGCGACCCGGCAGCGATCCGGCTGA
- a CDS encoding SDR family NAD(P)-dependent oxidoreductase — protein MDNRVLAILGASGDVGGGIVRSAVERGWSVTAVGRSAERLQPLVDEHGTQVRLVVGDVGTDASAAELARALGPLDAAVVTVSPRYETREVLEWPVEEFNAFVAGNVGAHLAAARHVMPLVRDGGDFLGIGGGMADVVIPRFIPLATAQAAQRQLYRGLIREGRGAARVRIRELLVASFVAGVSNRAQMRPEWITDDEIGEHVLGLLEQPAGQDDPDEAISVLRSPREHLLQR, from the coding sequence ATGGACAACCGAGTACTCGCGATCCTGGGTGCGAGCGGCGACGTCGGCGGCGGGATCGTCCGCTCCGCGGTCGAGCGAGGCTGGTCGGTGACCGCCGTGGGGCGCTCCGCCGAGCGACTGCAGCCTCTGGTCGACGAGCACGGGACGCAGGTGCGCCTCGTCGTCGGGGACGTCGGTACCGATGCGTCGGCGGCCGAGCTCGCTCGCGCGCTGGGCCCGCTCGACGCTGCCGTCGTCACGGTGTCGCCGAGGTACGAGACCCGAGAGGTCCTCGAGTGGCCGGTGGAGGAGTTCAACGCCTTCGTCGCCGGCAACGTGGGCGCCCACCTGGCCGCTGCTCGCCACGTGATGCCCCTCGTGCGCGACGGCGGTGACTTCCTCGGCATCGGTGGAGGCATGGCCGATGTGGTCATTCCCCGGTTCATCCCGCTGGCCACCGCGCAGGCCGCGCAGCGCCAGCTCTATCGCGGGCTCATCCGCGAGGGTCGTGGCGCCGCACGCGTGCGGATCCGCGAGCTCCTCGTCGCGTCCTTCGTGGCGGGCGTCAGCAACCGCGCGCAGATGCGGCCCGAGTGGATCACCGACGACGAGATCGGCGAGCACGTCCTGGGCCTGCTGGAACAGCCGGCCGGTCAGGACGACCCGGACGAGGCGATCTCGGTGCTGCGCTCGCCGCGCGAGCACCTGCTGCAGCGGTAG
- a CDS encoding nitroreductase/quinone reductase family protein, with translation MSFDTPRGTRGRKSTSNPVVRLVNRFMVRKARRSESAKLGPMRILALTTVGAKSGERREVPVAWFPGGDGSWLVVASANGAARNPAWYHNIAAHPGDVTIEIGDRKIDVTAEQLHGQERADALASIIASAPNFASYNDKTDREIPVIRLTERPAPQG, from the coding sequence ATGAGCTTCGACACTCCCCGCGGAACTCGCGGCAGGAAGAGCACGAGCAACCCCGTCGTCCGTCTGGTCAACCGGTTCATGGTGCGCAAGGCCCGGCGATCGGAGTCCGCGAAGCTCGGCCCGATGAGGATCCTTGCGCTGACCACGGTCGGCGCGAAGAGCGGCGAGCGGCGCGAGGTGCCCGTCGCCTGGTTCCCGGGTGGCGACGGCTCGTGGCTCGTCGTGGCCTCGGCGAACGGCGCCGCCAGGAATCCAGCGTGGTACCACAACATCGCCGCGCACCCGGGCGACGTGACGATCGAGATCGGCGACCGGAAGATCGACGTGACGGCCGAGCAGCTGCACGGCCAGGAGCGCGCCGACGCCCTGGCCTCGATCATCGCCTCGGCGCCGAACTTCGCCTCGTACAACGACAAGACGGATCGCGAGATCCCCGTCATCCGGCTCACCGAGCGCCCCGCCCCGCAGGGCTGA
- a CDS encoding MDR family oxidoreductase, translating to MPDTTFQAYQVTAPKQPAELVTLSRDDLGQGDVLVRVTHSSLNYKDGLAMLGKPGVVRTFPLTCGIDLAGEVVEAGGGFAAGDQVVLTGAELSETKPGGYSQYQRVEAESVVAAPERLGPWGAMAVGTGGLTAMLCVLRLEAAGVKPEDGPVLVTGATGGVGSFAVSILSRLGYEVHAATGKDSEHPYLTSLGAAQIIARDELSGDPRPLAKERWAAAVDSVGGTTLANVLSQISYGGSVAACGLAGGHGLPATVMPFILRNVALLGVDSVHATSEARAQAWARLDELFTADDLREVAVDAAFTDLPELSEKILAGQVRGRYVIDVAGA from the coding sequence ATGCCCGACACCACCTTCCAGGCCTACCAGGTCACCGCGCCGAAGCAGCCCGCCGAGCTGGTGACCCTGAGCCGGGACGATCTCGGCCAGGGCGACGTGCTCGTGCGGGTCACCCACTCGTCGCTCAACTACAAGGACGGCCTGGCGATGCTCGGCAAGCCCGGCGTCGTGCGGACGTTCCCGCTGACCTGCGGCATCGACCTGGCCGGCGAGGTGGTCGAGGCCGGCGGTGGATTCGCCGCGGGCGACCAGGTGGTGCTGACCGGCGCCGAGCTGTCCGAGACCAAGCCGGGTGGCTACTCGCAGTACCAGAGGGTCGAGGCGGAGTCGGTCGTGGCGGCGCCCGAGCGGCTCGGTCCGTGGGGCGCGATGGCCGTCGGCACCGGCGGCCTGACGGCCATGCTGTGCGTGCTGCGGCTCGAGGCGGCGGGCGTGAAGCCCGAGGACGGTCCGGTGCTGGTCACCGGCGCGACCGGCGGCGTCGGCAGCTTCGCGGTGTCGATCCTGTCCCGCCTCGGGTACGAGGTCCACGCGGCCACCGGCAAGGACAGCGAGCACCCGTACCTGACGAGCCTCGGCGCGGCGCAGATCATCGCCCGCGACGAGCTCTCCGGCGATCCGCGCCCACTCGCCAAGGAGCGCTGGGCCGCCGCGGTCGACAGCGTCGGCGGGACGACCCTGGCGAACGTGCTCTCGCAGATTTCGTACGGCGGCTCGGTCGCCGCGTGCGGCCTGGCCGGCGGCCACGGCCTGCCCGCCACGGTGATGCCCTTCATCCTGCGCAACGTCGCGCTGCTGGGCGTCGACAGCGTCCACGCGACCTCCGAGGCGCGGGCGCAGGCCTGGGCGCGACTCGACGAGCTCTTCACGGCCGACGACCTGCGCGAGGTGGCCGTGGACGCCGCCTTCACCGACCTGCCCGAGCTGAGCGAGAAGATCCTCGCCGGCCAGGTGCGCGGCCGCTACGTGATCGACGTCGCCGGCGCCTGA
- a CDS encoding aspartate/glutamate racemase family protein, whose translation MAVYEARKGQVSYGYTIGMLSAEWHIPFPPGDIGNASTFDFPIRYLGIEGMDGSAVLNGADPESTGRVVEAALRLQDEGVRAITSNCGFMAAYQPAVAEALDVPVFLSSLQQLPMLTSMLGRHRKLALVTANGANMTPALLDAAGVTDHSRLHVVGMESYEHFVDAIFRETGTLDTDVMERDVVDAAVRATREVPVGGIFLECSDLPPYASAVHRATGLPVWDWAQFIRYVHAAVAPKPYSGTF comes from the coding sequence ATGGCTGTCTACGAGGCGCGCAAGGGCCAGGTGTCGTACGGGTACACGATCGGGATGCTCAGTGCCGAGTGGCACATTCCCTTCCCGCCGGGGGACATCGGCAACGCGTCCACGTTCGACTTCCCGATCCGCTACCTCGGGATCGAGGGGATGGACGGCTCGGCCGTGCTGAACGGCGCCGATCCGGAGTCCACCGGCCGCGTGGTCGAGGCCGCGCTGCGGCTGCAGGACGAGGGCGTGCGCGCGATCACCAGCAACTGCGGCTTCATGGCGGCGTACCAGCCGGCGGTGGCCGAGGCGCTGGACGTCCCGGTGTTCCTGTCGAGCCTGCAGCAGCTGCCGATGCTCACCTCGATGCTGGGCCGTCACCGCAAGCTGGCTCTCGTGACGGCGAACGGCGCGAACATGACGCCCGCGCTGCTCGACGCGGCCGGCGTGACCGATCACTCGCGCCTGCACGTCGTCGGGATGGAGAGCTACGAGCACTTCGTCGACGCGATCTTCCGCGAGACCGGCACGCTCGACACCGACGTCATGGAGCGCGACGTCGTCGACGCCGCGGTCCGCGCGACCCGAGAGGTCCCGGTCGGCGGCATCTTCCTCGAGTGCAGCGACCTGCCTCCCTATGCCTCCGCCGTGCATCGCGCGACAGGCCTGCCAGTGTGGGACTGGGCCCAGTTCATCCGCTATGTCCACGCCGCTGTGGCCCCGAAGCCGTACAGCGGCACCTTCTGA
- a CDS encoding Rossmann-fold NAD(P)-binding domain-containing protein, whose protein sequence is MIALTGASGKTGTVLADLLSETGTPHVRLSSRPGVGDRRFDWLDRTTWAAALDGVDTLYLVKPPHGSGMAERVAALLEDRTGIGRVVLLSEMGRGDKDPEDPDRAVERVVEAWDGEWTVLRPSWFLQNFSVGGGFHDDVTGGTISLPTGDMPVSWIDTRDLAEAALVVLTEDGHCCRGYTLTGPESFGVAELARRLGAAIDRPVAAADPLGVDDILATYDDGTERGAYYAELLVDVAAGRYAEITGDTADLIGREPRTFDDFVRDHLADWE, encoded by the coding sequence GTGATCGCCCTGACCGGCGCGTCGGGCAAGACCGGGACCGTGCTGGCGGACCTGCTGTCCGAGACCGGCACCCCGCACGTGCGGCTCTCCAGCCGTCCCGGTGTCGGTGACCGGCGCTTCGACTGGCTCGACCGCACGACGTGGGCCGCGGCCCTCGACGGGGTCGACACGCTGTACCTCGTCAAGCCTCCGCACGGCTCCGGCATGGCCGAGCGCGTGGCGGCGCTGCTCGAGGACCGCACGGGCATCGGCCGCGTCGTCCTGCTCTCGGAGATGGGCCGCGGCGACAAGGACCCGGAGGATCCCGACCGGGCGGTCGAGCGGGTCGTCGAGGCGTGGGACGGCGAGTGGACCGTGCTGCGCCCCAGCTGGTTCCTCCAGAACTTCTCCGTCGGCGGCGGCTTCCACGACGACGTCACCGGCGGGACGATCTCGCTGCCCACCGGCGACATGCCCGTCTCGTGGATCGACACGCGCGACCTCGCCGAGGCTGCGCTCGTCGTGCTGACCGAGGACGGTCACTGCTGCCGCGGCTACACCCTGACCGGACCGGAGTCCTTCGGCGTGGCCGAGCTCGCGCGGCGACTCGGCGCCGCCATCGACCGTCCCGTCGCGGCGGCCGATCCGCTCGGCGTGGACGACATCCTCGCGACGTACGACGACGGCACGGAGCGCGGCGCGTACTACGCCGAGCTCCTCGTCGACGTGGCCGCGGGCCGCTACGCCGAGATCACCGGCGACACCGCCGATCTCATCGGGCGCGAGCCGCGCACCTTCGACGACTTCGTGAGGGACCACCTCGCCGACTGGGAGTGA
- a CDS encoding cupin domain-containing protein encodes MSDQPVKLAPFNPEFTAQNGPIDVERRSLPHGLSELSAGIVRFPSGGSSEPWTLPYEEAFYVIEGQLSLHVGDETVVVPAGEVVTLEKGCTVVYEGEPGTSAFFSLVPANWLETAES; translated from the coding sequence ATGTCCGACCAGCCCGTCAAGCTCGCCCCGTTCAACCCGGAGTTCACCGCTCAGAACGGCCCCATCGACGTGGAGCGCCGCTCGCTGCCCCACGGGCTCTCAGAGCTCTCGGCCGGCATCGTCCGGTTCCCGTCCGGTGGCAGCTCGGAGCCGTGGACGCTGCCCTACGAGGAGGCGTTCTACGTCATCGAGGGCCAGCTCAGCCTCCACGTCGGCGACGAGACGGTCGTCGTGCCGGCGGGCGAGGTCGTGACGCTCGAGAAGGGCTGCACCGTCGTGTACGAGGGCGAGCCCGGGACCAGCGCGTTCTTCTCCCTCGTGCCGGCGAACTGGCTGGAGACGGCGGAGTCGTGA
- a CDS encoding SDR family oxidoreductase, with protein sequence MTRPVAVVTAASSGIGAGIARTLSSSYDLVLFSRSEAVEELAEELGAVAVRGSLTDAADRERLVATAIERFGRIDAVVSNSGHPPKGDLLTLTDDDWNAGIDLLFLSVVDLARLVTPHMVSAGGGAWVFITSYASLVPEAVMPVSSVVRAAVQNWVKLYAGAVAADGIRANCVLPGFVATHPVDRERLASIPQRRYAQPEEIGSVVRFLLSDEASFVTGQNHVVDGGMIPLP encoded by the coding sequence GTGACGCGACCGGTCGCCGTCGTCACGGCGGCGAGCAGCGGCATCGGCGCCGGGATCGCTCGCACGCTCTCGTCCTCGTACGACCTCGTGCTGTTCTCGCGCTCCGAGGCCGTCGAGGAGCTCGCCGAGGAGCTGGGGGCCGTCGCGGTCCGCGGGTCCCTGACGGACGCGGCCGACCGCGAGCGACTCGTGGCCACGGCGATCGAGCGGTTCGGCCGCATCGACGCGGTGGTCTCCAACTCGGGACACCCGCCGAAGGGCGACCTGCTGACGCTCACCGACGACGACTGGAACGCCGGGATCGACCTGCTGTTCCTGAGCGTGGTCGACCTCGCGCGGCTCGTCACGCCGCACATGGTGTCGGCCGGCGGCGGAGCGTGGGTGTTCATCACGAGCTACGCGTCCCTGGTCCCCGAGGCCGTGATGCCCGTGTCGAGCGTGGTCCGCGCCGCCGTGCAGAACTGGGTGAAGCTCTACGCCGGGGCGGTGGCCGCCGACGGGATCCGGGCGAACTGCGTGCTGCCCGGCTTCGTGGCGACGCATCCCGTCGACCGCGAGCGCCTCGCCTCGATCCCGCAGCGGCGCTACGCCCAGCCCGAGGAGATCGGCTCCGTCGTGCGGTTCCTGCTCTCCGACGAGGCTTCCTTCGTCACGGGCCAGAACCACGTCGTCGACGGCGGCATGATCCCGCTTCCCTGA